The following are from one region of the Candidatus Zixiibacteriota bacterium genome:
- a CDS encoding acetyl-CoA carboxylase carboxyltransferase subunit alpha, which produces MSAGFVLDFEKPLVELERKIAEMKEFASGENVELSREIESLEQKLDRLAEDIYSKLSRWQKVQLARHPRRPYTLDYINALFTDFLELHGDRGYADDKAVVCGFARFRGRKVAIVGQQKARDTKGKLMRNFGMMHPEGYRKALKIMRTAEKFGLPIVIFIDTPGAYPGIGAEERGQAEAIARNIREMFKLTVPVVITIIGEGASGGALGIGVGDVILMLENAWYSVISPEGCAAILWRDQAKAPEAAEALRLTATDMLKLEVIDKIITEPKGGAHRNPQGVYDVLGEEIEHQLEFLSALDKDSLLQKRLEKFRQMGDYLHI; this is translated from the coding sequence ATGAGCGCTGGATTTGTATTAGATTTTGAAAAGCCATTAGTCGAGCTGGAGCGCAAGATCGCGGAGATGAAAGAATTCGCCTCCGGCGAAAATGTCGAGCTCTCACGTGAGATCGAAAGCCTTGAGCAAAAGCTTGACCGGCTGGCGGAAGACATCTACTCCAAGCTTTCGCGCTGGCAAAAAGTCCAGCTGGCACGTCATCCCCGCAGGCCGTATACTCTCGACTACATCAATGCCCTGTTTACAGACTTTTTGGAATTGCACGGCGATCGGGGTTATGCCGACGACAAGGCCGTGGTCTGCGGTTTTGCCCGTTTCAGGGGGCGCAAGGTAGCGATTGTCGGCCAGCAGAAGGCCCGGGACACCAAGGGCAAGTTGATGCGTAATTTCGGTATGATGCACCCGGAGGGCTACCGTAAAGCGCTCAAGATCATGCGTACAGCCGAAAAATTCGGACTTCCGATCGTGATCTTTATCGATACACCGGGAGCATATCCCGGTATAGGCGCGGAAGAACGTGGTCAGGCGGAAGCGATCGCCAGAAATATCCGCGAGATGTTCAAGCTGACGGTGCCGGTCGTGATAACGATTATTGGTGAGGGCGCTTCGGGTGGAGCGCTGGGGATCGGTGTCGGCGATGTTATCCTGATGCTCGAAAACGCCTGGTATTCGGTGATCTCACCGGAGGGATGCGCAGCGATTTTATGGCGCGACCAGGCCAAGGCACCGGAAGCGGCTGAAGCTCTCAGGCTGACGGCGACCGATATGCTGAAACTGGAAGTTATCGATAAAATCATAACTGAACCGAAAGGCGGGGCCCATCGCAATCCGCAGGGTGTCTACGATGTTCTGGGTGAAGAGATCGAGCATCAGCTTGAGTTTCTTTCCGCTCTTGACAAGGACAGCCTGCTCCAGAAACGTTTGGAGAAATTCAGGCAGATGGGGGATTACCTGCATATTTGA
- the mrdA gene encoding penicillin-binding protein 2, with amino-acid sequence MNGVSYSRERRALLLYAAFGLFFLVLVVRLLLIQTAEHEKYYKMSEDNRIRLVPEVAFRGDIYDRYGRVIVENRPSYTISAIPNEIDNIDSISSKLADLVPLGKNEIAEKIRSKKFLRYQPIKIARSVSFETVCIIEENADKFPGIIFQLEPARKYPQEGVLSHAVGYTSEVTEKELREMKGEGVNYGTDIGREGLEKYWDRYLRGKDGLTYLEITAEGKILGDLQGRDNIPPEPGMDVQLALDYELQNYALSLFADTVAGALVALDPRNGEVLTFVSVPAYDANMFTGVLRKKDWDRLVSDPHKPLLNRIIKGEYPPASTYKLIVAGAGLEEGIIEPETKFAPCTGGYRFGNRVFKCWNLSGHGKLGVIGSIIQSCDVYFYQLGHKLGLEKFAEYSRKCGFGSKTGIDVPGEMAGLVPDADWYDNKLGKGKWPISVIINLSIGQGEVLVTPLQLANFYAAVANGGTLYRPHLMRMAFSKNDTVYAKIEKIGQLPFTDSTLAILREASVGVLYDSHGTARGSRIKGIKFGGKTGTAQNPHGNEHALFCAYAPVENPIIAVACIVENAGHGSEEAAPIVSRVVRHYLEKNGLIPDPDSLQNMASREAE; translated from the coding sequence ATGAATGGTGTCTCGTATTCCCGTGAAAGACGGGCTCTATTATTATATGCGGCCTTCGGGCTCTTCTTTCTTGTATTGGTTGTGCGCCTCTTATTGATCCAGACAGCCGAGCATGAGAAATATTACAAGATGTCCGAGGATAACCGCATACGTTTAGTTCCCGAGGTGGCATTTCGTGGTGATATCTATGACCGTTATGGGCGGGTGATCGTTGAGAACCGCCCATCATACACGATTTCAGCCATTCCCAATGAAATCGACAACATCGACTCGATTTCCTCCAAACTTGCGGATCTGGTTCCTTTGGGCAAAAATGAGATAGCTGAAAAAATCCGTTCGAAAAAATTTCTACGTTACCAGCCGATCAAGATTGCCCGTTCGGTCAGTTTCGAGACTGTCTGTATAATCGAAGAGAATGCTGATAAATTTCCCGGAATTATCTTTCAGCTCGAACCTGCCCGTAAATATCCGCAGGAAGGTGTTCTCTCCCATGCCGTCGGTTACACCAGTGAGGTAACGGAAAAAGAACTAAGGGAAATGAAGGGTGAAGGAGTCAATTATGGCACCGATATCGGCCGGGAAGGACTTGAAAAATATTGGGATCGCTATTTACGCGGAAAAGACGGTCTGACTTATCTTGAGATAACAGCCGAAGGCAAGATCCTGGGAGACCTTCAGGGTCGCGACAATATACCGCCCGAACCGGGGATGGATGTCCAGCTCGCCCTGGATTACGAACTGCAAAATTATGCTCTTTCCCTTTTTGCTGATACAGTTGCGGGTGCCCTGGTGGCACTCGATCCGAGAAACGGCGAGGTCCTGACTTTCGTCTCGGTACCTGCTTATGATGCCAACATGTTCACCGGCGTATTGAGGAAAAAAGACTGGGACCGGCTTGTCTCAGATCCGCATAAACCTCTTCTTAACCGCATCATCAAAGGAGAGTATCCACCCGCGTCAACTTACAAGCTGATCGTGGCCGGGGCCGGTCTCGAGGAAGGTATCATCGAACCGGAAACCAAATTTGCTCCATGCACCGGCGGTTATCGATTCGGAAACCGAGTCTTCAAATGCTGGAATCTGAGCGGTCACGGTAAGCTGGGGGTAATCGGGTCGATCATCCAGTCCTGCGATGTCTATTTTTATCAGCTCGGTCATAAGCTGGGACTGGAGAAATTTGCGGAATATTCTCGCAAATGCGGATTCGGGTCAAAGACCGGAATCGATGTGCCTGGTGAAATGGCTGGATTGGTTCCCGATGCTGACTGGTACGACAACAAGCTCGGCAAAGGCAAGTGGCCGATCTCGGTGATAATTAACCTCTCGATCGGACAGGGCGAAGTCCTGGTCACGCCGCTTCAGCTTGCCAATTTTTACGCCGCGGTAGCTAACGGTGGTACACTTTATCGCCCGCACCTGATGCGCATGGCGTTTAGCAAAAATGACACGGTCTATGCCAAAATCGAGAAGATTGGTCAGTTGCCGTTTACCGACAGCACGCTGGCGATTTTGCGGGAAGCTTCTGTGGGAGTTCTCTACGATTCTCATGGTACCGCCCGGGGATCACGAATAAAGGGTATCAAGTTTGGCGGTAAAACCGGTACCGCACAGAACCCTCATGGCAACGAACATGCGCTCTTTTGCGCATACGCCCCTGTGGAAAATCCGATTATAGCCGTCGCCTGTATCGTCGAGAACGCGGGGCATGGGTCCGAGGAGGCCGCGCCGATCGTGTCCAGAGTTGTGAGGCATTACCTAGAAAAAAACGGACTGATCCCGGATCCGGATTCGCTCCAGAACATGGCCAGCAGGGAGGCTGAATAA
- a CDS encoding glycosyltransferase — MSKKACVIIPTYNEKENIERITNAVLKQDERLSVLVVDDNSPDGTGQIADRKAEENARVMVLHREAKSGLGQAYIAGFKYTLKKGFDYILEMDADFSHDPKYLPDFLKTIENYDLVLGSRYIPGGGVVNWPADRIMISKIGNIYARIITGMPVADATGGFKCFRREVLEAIDFDEVRSNGYSFQIEMSFRAYKKGFRIKEIPITFKDREDGTSKMSKKIVREAIVMVPRLKLWSLTGKLK; from the coding sequence GTGAGTAAAAAAGCCTGCGTAATCATACCGACCTATAACGAGAAAGAAAACATCGAAAGGATTACTAACGCGGTTTTAAAGCAGGACGAGCGGCTTTCGGTGCTTGTTGTCGATGACAATTCTCCCGATGGAACCGGTCAGATTGCCGACCGGAAAGCGGAAGAGAATGCGCGCGTGATGGTGCTCCATCGCGAAGCTAAAAGCGGTCTGGGGCAGGCTTATATCGCCGGTTTCAAATATACACTCAAAAAGGGGTTCGATTATATCCTCGAGATGGATGCTGACTTTTCACACGATCCGAAGTATCTCCCTGACTTTTTGAAAACGATTGAAAATTACGATCTCGTTTTAGGTTCGCGCTACATCCCCGGCGGTGGAGTGGTTAACTGGCCAGCGGACAGGATTATGATCTCAAAAATCGGCAATATCTACGCCCGCATTATTACCGGCATGCCGGTTGCGGATGCCACCGGCGGTTTCAAGTGCTTTCGGCGCGAGGTGCTGGAGGCAATCGATTTCGACGAAGTCCGTTCCAATGGATATTCCTTCCAGATCGAGATGAGTTTTCGAGCATACAAAAAGGGATTCAGGATCAAGGAGATTCCAATTACGTTCAAGGACCGCGAGGACGGCACCTCCAAGATGTCAAAGAAGATCGTGCGCGAGGCGATCGTTATGGTGCCCCGTCTCAAGCTGTGGTCTTTGACAGGTAAGCTCAAATGA
- the rodA gene encoding rod shape-determining protein RodA — MGIRGELTGSALALTVAGLLLSGIGVLMVYSATHTAVSAFEEGLYIKQLIWVGIGFCVFLIVVMLPMRMHEILSYIYYIMLILLLAGLLFYGRVGGGSMRWYSFGFLHFQPSELGKVIVLFAMARYLSYSKKPSQHFRRLMLTGILVLIPTMLVLRQPDLGTSLVYLVLMLAILYWSGLPPVYLLLIISPVFSMITAFHPISYIVLFAVIILLLIILKPGAFMASAIVVVNLLFGMVTPLLWNRLADYQKSRILIFLNPGNDPQGAGYQIIQSKIAIGSGGLLGKGFLGGTQTNLNYLPVRHTDFVFSVVGEEFGFLGGLVIISLFALIIFLGLRTAVRVRNRFTSFVCVGVVTILFFQTVVNIGMTLGIMPVTGLPLHFVSYGGSSMILSWVLLGLLVNAEMSWQEY; from the coding sequence ATGGGAATCCGCGGAGAACTTACCGGTTCCGCTCTGGCCTTGACAGTGGCTGGATTATTGCTCTCCGGGATTGGGGTGCTAATGGTGTATTCAGCCACCCATACCGCCGTCAGTGCGTTTGAAGAAGGGCTATACATCAAACAGTTAATCTGGGTCGGCATCGGCTTCTGTGTCTTTTTGATCGTGGTCATGTTACCGATGCGGATGCATGAAATCCTGAGTTATATCTATTATATTATGCTGATCCTGTTGCTGGCCGGGCTTCTCTTTTATGGCCGTGTGGGGGGCGGTTCAATGCGCTGGTACAGTTTCGGTTTTCTGCATTTTCAACCCTCCGAGCTGGGAAAAGTAATCGTGCTTTTTGCGATGGCTCGTTACCTTAGTTATTCTAAAAAGCCATCACAGCATTTTCGACGCTTGATGTTGACCGGTATACTGGTTCTTATACCGACTATGCTCGTACTCCGGCAACCGGACCTGGGAACATCCCTGGTGTACCTGGTCTTGATGCTGGCTATACTTTACTGGTCGGGACTTCCACCGGTCTACCTGTTGCTTATAATCTCACCCGTATTCAGCATGATTACAGCCTTTCATCCGATCAGCTACATAGTTCTCTTCGCGGTAATCATATTGCTCTTGATAATTCTCAAGCCGGGGGCATTTATGGCCTCGGCCATTGTGGTGGTCAATTTATTGTTCGGGATGGTAACACCGCTTTTATGGAATCGGCTGGCCGACTATCAGAAAAGCAGGATTCTTATCTTCCTCAATCCCGGTAATGACCCGCAGGGAGCGGGTTACCAGATCATTCAATCGAAAATTGCAATCGGATCCGGGGGGCTCTTGGGCAAGGGCTTTCTGGGTGGAACTCAGACAAATTTGAACTACCTGCCGGTCAGGCATACCGATTTCGTGTTCTCTGTTGTGGGAGAGGAGTTCGGTTTTCTCGGTGGTCTGGTTATAATCTCGCTTTTTGCCCTGATAATCTTTCTGGGACTGCGCACCGCGGTCAGGGTACGCAACAGGTTTACATCCTTTGTTTGTGTCGGTGTGGTTACAATACTGTTCTTCCAGACGGTCGTCAATATCGGTATGACCCTTGGAATCATGCCTGTCACGGGACTGCCGTTGCATTTTGTCAGCTACGGTGGCTCTTCGATGATCCTGAGCTGGGTGCTTCTGGGACTGCTGGTCAATGCCGAGATGAGCTGGCAGGAGTATTGA
- the mreC gene encoding rod shape-determining protein MreC: protein MISSLRKLIANNKEFGLAAGLVILSFIILVTPINIKRPLAKYTYIVSLSPFQGLSEDLKQLSHTVQINRHLRKQLMERELELSFAREALAQNSRLRDTLGFRERREYELIPAELEAIDPKRRENAIIVSVASGRDVEPDMAVMGVSGLVGKTTNVLGNNVTVELLTSPSCRVAGRSADNRALGIIRWESGLYLHFDNVPIRDSVEVGDTIISSGLGGLFPDGLQIGTIVAIDVPEKGFFKQIDVKPFVDFNSLDEVFILKEKEE, encoded by the coding sequence ATGATTTCAAGTTTACGGAAGCTGATCGCCAACAACAAGGAATTTGGTCTGGCGGCCGGTTTGGTGATCCTGTCTTTTATCATACTGGTGACACCGATCAACATTAAAAGGCCGCTGGCGAAATACACTTATATAGTTTCGCTGTCTCCTTTCCAGGGGCTCTCGGAAGACCTCAAACAGCTTTCCCATACTGTTCAGATAAATCGTCATCTCCGTAAGCAACTGATGGAGCGTGAACTGGAATTGTCCTTCGCGCGTGAAGCTCTGGCCCAGAATTCTCGCCTGCGGGATACACTCGGTTTTCGTGAACGCCGTGAATACGAGCTGATTCCGGCCGAGCTGGAGGCGATCGATCCTAAGCGCAGGGAAAATGCCATTATTGTATCGGTTGCTTCAGGGCGGGATGTCGAGCCGGATATGGCCGTGATGGGTGTCTCCGGGCTGGTCGGCAAGACCACCAATGTACTCGGCAACAATGTCACGGTTGAATTATTGACCAGTCCCAGTTGCCGGGTGGCGGGGCGCTCAGCTGATAATCGCGCTCTCGGGATAATACGCTGGGAATCCGGGCTGTACCTGCATTTCGATAATGTGCCGATCAGGGATTCTGTTGAAGTCGGTGACACTATTATTAGTTCCGGGTTGGGCGGGTTGTTTCCAGATGGTTTGCAGATCGGTACAATTGTAGCTATCGACGTGCCCGAAAAAGGATTTTTTAAACAGATAGATGTTAAACCTTTTGTGGATTTTAATAGCCTGGACGAGGTGTTTATACTGAAAGAGAAGGAAGAGTAG
- a CDS encoding glycosyltransferase — MSSLRASVIIVSFNTSNLTLRLIESLYRYEVGNQYELIVVDNASSDNSVSELKSKYPDIRLIANKKNLGFGKAVNQASRIAEGEYIWLLNSDCRLKEPIMVKLIDTLEHESSAFAVTPRTVNSSGRFHSSCRRFPTYDNIIFSRGSILARLPFFRHRQVEYTLPDFPGTTRVEAISGTAMLMRKDEFIASGGFDERFFMYLEDTDLCYRMYNKKRYCYYRPDAEVEHLNKASSRGRQGRRLYHHHMSTLEYFLKWYPNYYLHNFLLVLLLTLNLFVKIILINAGLLSDNDS; from the coding sequence ATGAGTTCGCTCCGCGCCAGTGTTATCATCGTAAGCTTCAACACCTCGAACCTGACACTCCGATTGATAGAGTCACTCTACCGTTATGAGGTGGGCAATCAATACGAACTGATAGTTGTTGACAATGCTTCCTCGGATAATTCAGTCTCTGAATTAAAAAGCAAGTACCCGGATATCCGTCTGATTGCGAACAAGAAAAATCTCGGATTTGGAAAAGCGGTTAACCAGGCCTCCAGAATTGCTGAGGGTGAATACATCTGGCTGTTGAATTCGGATTGCCGTCTGAAGGAGCCGATCATGGTGAAACTGATAGATACACTTGAACATGAGTCCTCGGCTTTCGCGGTCACTCCCCGCACAGTTAATTCAAGCGGACGGTTTCACTCTTCTTGCCGGCGGTTTCCGACCTATGACAACATAATATTTTCACGAGGATCGATTCTGGCGAGACTGCCATTTTTCAGGCATCGGCAGGTGGAATATACCCTGCCCGACTTCCCCGGGACGACCAGGGTGGAGGCGATATCGGGAACCGCGATGCTGATGCGAAAGGACGAGTTTATAGCCTCCGGCGGTTTTGATGAACGGTTTTTTATGTACCTCGAAGACACCGACCTGTGTTACCGGATGTACAACAAAAAGCGTTACTGTTATTACCGTCCCGATGCGGAGGTCGAGCATTTGAACAAGGCATCCTCGCGTGGACGCCAGGGAAGACGGTTGTATCATCATCATATGTCGACTCTGGAATATTTTTTGAAATGGTATCCAAATTACTATTTGCACAATTTTTTGCTGGTGTTATTGTTGACCCTGAACCTTTTTGTGAAGATCATTTTAATCAATGCAGGTTTGCTCTCAGATAACGATTCTTAA
- a CDS encoding PTS fructose transporter subunit IIA produces MKLSRFTAEELITFELKSTDKDSVIDELVELAATSKLVRDKDELLKDIKERENLVTTGVGYGVAFPHAKTRAVKGIVIAFGRSDQGVDFDAMDKRPVNLFFLIAAPEDAIGAHLNVMARLSFLMKSEQNRDKMMSVKSPGELLSILDSVD; encoded by the coding sequence ATGAAATTATCCAGGTTTACAGCCGAGGAACTGATTACATTCGAACTGAAGAGCACCGACAAAGACTCCGTAATTGATGAGCTGGTCGAACTGGCGGCCACCTCCAAACTGGTTCGTGACAAGGATGAATTATTAAAGGATATCAAGGAACGCGAAAACCTGGTAACTACCGGTGTCGGCTATGGGGTCGCCTTTCCGCACGCCAAGACCCGGGCTGTCAAGGGAATCGTGATAGCTTTCGGCCGTTCCGACCAGGGGGTGGATTTCGACGCTATGGATAAGCGTCCGGTCAACCTGTTCTTCCTGATTGCGGCACCCGAGGACGCCATCGGCGCTCACCTGAACGTCATGGCCAGGCTCTCGTTTCTGATGAAATCTGAGCAGAATCGGGACAAAATGATGAGTGTAAAAAGCCCGGGAGAGCTATTGTCGATCCTTGATTCTGTCGATTAA
- the mreD gene encoding rod shape-determining protein MreD yields MGRVAGFAALVLLSIIFQTFIASLISIEHVMPDIYVILVVYLTLTRGLSYGLIYGFVVGLVESSADPGLFGLSSLLKVVLAIVVYTLSNRLRLESKLMRILVVFCSVALHNLAYYIVAYGFDFELAATVSVKFSLLDALYSALIAVVLLYLTERRLTLKFES; encoded by the coding sequence ATGGGAAGGGTTGCCGGATTTGCCGCGCTTGTGCTTCTGTCGATTATATTCCAGACCTTTATTGCCAGCCTGATTTCGATCGAGCATGTCATGCCGGACATCTATGTTATCCTGGTGGTCTACCTGACACTGACACGCGGGTTGTCCTACGGTCTGATTTACGGTTTCGTTGTCGGCTTGGTCGAGAGTTCCGCCGATCCGGGATTATTCGGTCTGAGCTCTTTGCTGAAGGTCGTGCTGGCGATCGTTGTCTACACCCTTTCTAATCGTCTCAGGCTGGAATCCAAACTTATGCGAATTCTAGTCGTATTCTGTTCGGTGGCTTTGCATAACCTGGCATACTATATAGTTGCCTATGGTTTCGATTTCGAGTTGGCAGCCACTGTGTCCGTTAAATTTTCGCTTTTGGATGCTCTTTACAGCGCTCTGATTGCGGTAGTGTTATTGTATTTAACCGAACGTCGTTTAACATTGAAATTTGAATCATGA